A genomic segment from uncultured Desulfuromonas sp. encodes:
- the purM gene encoding phosphoribosylformylglycinamidine cyclo-ligase — translation MEKKSVTYKDAGVDIDAGNRFVDMIKPMVKATSRPEVLTDIGGFGGLFSFHADKYKKPTLVSSTDGVGTKLKLAFMMDKHDTVGIDLVAMCVNDIIVQGAEPLFFLDYMATGKLSPEKAAEVVKGISEGCQQAGCALIGGETAEMPGFYAEGEYDVAGFTVGAVDNDSIIDGSSITVGDKIIGIASSGLHSNGYSLARKVFFEHMGLGVNDTLPEFNQSIGLEMLTPTRIYVKTVLNLIRDFTIKGMAHITGGGLLENIPRVLPKHCHAVIRRGSWEKPVIFDVLQKGGNIEDTEMHRTFNNGLGMVLIVPQEQCEDILIRLSGLKEQAWEIGEISKNADEPPSVLLD, via the coding sequence GTGGAAAAGAAAAGCGTTACCTATAAAGACGCCGGCGTGGATATTGACGCCGGAAACCGTTTTGTCGACATGATCAAGCCGATGGTCAAGGCAACATCGCGTCCTGAAGTACTCACCGACATCGGCGGCTTTGGCGGGCTATTCTCCTTTCACGCCGACAAATACAAAAAACCGACTCTGGTCTCTTCGACCGATGGTGTCGGCACCAAGCTGAAACTCGCTTTCATGATGGACAAACATGACACCGTCGGCATCGACCTGGTGGCCATGTGTGTCAACGACATCATTGTCCAGGGCGCCGAGCCTCTGTTCTTCCTCGACTACATGGCCACCGGCAAGTTGTCGCCGGAAAAAGCGGCAGAAGTGGTCAAAGGCATTTCAGAAGGCTGCCAACAGGCTGGCTGCGCTCTGATCGGTGGCGAAACGGCAGAAATGCCGGGTTTCTACGCTGAAGGCGAATACGATGTTGCCGGATTTACCGTCGGTGCCGTCGACAACGACAGCATCATTGACGGCTCATCCATCACCGTCGGTGATAAAATTATCGGTATCGCCTCCAGCGGTCTGCATTCCAATGGCTATTCATTGGCACGCAAAGTATTTTTTGAGCATATGGGCCTCGGCGTCAACGACACACTGCCTGAGTTCAATCAAAGCATTGGTCTGGAGATGCTGACCCCGACGCGCATCTACGTCAAAACGGTTCTCAACCTGATCCGTGACTTCACCATCAAAGGCATGGCGCATATCACCGGCGGCGGTCTGCTGGAAAATATCCCTCGTGTTCTACCGAAACATTGTCATGCGGTCATCCGGCGTGGCAGCTGGGAAAAGCCGGTAATTTTTGATGTGCTGCAAAAAGGCGGCAACATTGAAGATACGGAAATGCACCGGACATTCAACAACGGTCTCGGTATGGTCCTGATTGTTCCTCAGGAACAATGTGAAGACATCCTGATTCGCCTCAGCGGGCTCAAGGAGCAGGCGTGGGAAATCGGGGAAATCAGCAAAAACGCTGACGAACCGCCATCAGTTCTGCTCGACTGA
- the purN gene encoding phosphoribosylglycinamide formyltransferase encodes MNSKLRIGVLASGGGTNLQSIIDGCQSGKIDAEIVTVLSNNPDAGALQRAAKADITCQCINHREFSSRDDFDSAVVSALLDANVELVVLAGFMRIIGQRFLDAFPGRIMNIHPALLPAFPGLHVQQKALDYGARFSGCTVHFVDGGVDTGPIILQAVVPVLDGDDEDSLSARILEQEHKIYPQAIQWFAEGAIRIEGRRVIIDKVAQPSEAIINPPLSSVS; translated from the coding sequence GTGAATTCAAAGTTGCGCATTGGTGTGTTGGCGTCAGGCGGCGGGACCAACCTACAATCCATTATCGACGGTTGCCAGAGCGGGAAGATTGACGCAGAGATTGTTACTGTTCTTTCCAACAACCCAGATGCCGGAGCCCTGCAGCGGGCAGCCAAGGCCGATATTACCTGTCAATGCATCAACCACCGCGAGTTCAGCAGCCGTGACGATTTTGACAGCGCCGTGGTCTCGGCCCTGCTTGACGCCAATGTTGAACTGGTTGTTCTGGCAGGCTTCATGCGCATCATCGGCCAACGCTTTTTGGATGCGTTTCCCGGACGGATTATGAATATCCATCCGGCGTTGCTGCCGGCTTTCCCCGGCTTACACGTCCAGCAAAAAGCCCTTGATTATGGTGCACGTTTTTCCGGTTGCACGGTACATTTTGTTGATGGCGGTGTCGATACAGGACCAATCATCCTCCAGGCGGTAGTCCCTGTTCTTGACGGTGACGATGAAGACAGCCTCAGTGCCCGCATCCTTGAACAAGAACATAAAATCTATCCCCAGGCAATTCAGTGGTTTGCTGAAGGAGCGATTCGGATTGAAGGCCGACGCGTGATCATCGACAAGGTCGCCCAGCCCAGCGAGGCCATCATCAATCCTCCGCTCAGCTCCGTGTCATGA
- a CDS encoding DUF523 domain-containing protein: protein MTPLLVSACLLGLNTRYNAETKINTQVVALIERPDIMPIIVCPEQLAGFSTPRPSCEFICGDGERVWQGTGKLHNTCGDDVTEAFRRGADETWKIAQMTNCRLALLKERSPSCGSHAVHCCGELIPGKGVTAARLEKEGISLFCEEDLNELTQILCH from the coding sequence ATGACCCCACTACTGGTCAGCGCCTGCCTGCTCGGACTGAACACCCGCTACAACGCTGAAACAAAGATCAATACTCAGGTCGTTGCCCTCATTGAACGGCCTGACATTATGCCGATTATTGTCTGCCCGGAGCAATTGGCGGGATTCAGCACACCACGCCCCAGTTGCGAATTCATCTGCGGCGACGGAGAACGTGTCTGGCAGGGCACGGGGAAATTGCACAACACCTGCGGCGATGACGTGACCGAAGCGTTCCGCCGAGGTGCCGATGAAACATGGAAAATTGCGCAGATGACGAACTGTCGCTTGGCGCTGCTCAAAGAACGCAGCCCTTCTTGCGGCAGTCACGCCGTTCATTGTTGCGGAGAGCTGATTCCCGGCAAAGGCGTCACCGCAGCCCGACTCGAGAAAGAGGGAATTAGCCTTTTCTGTGAAGAGGACCTGAACGAACTCACACAGATTCTTTGTCATTGA
- the rpmB gene encoding 50S ribosomal protein L28: MSRTCEICGKKPVTGNNVSHAHNKTRKVWYPNLQKVRAVKNGSVQTMKVCTRCIRSGAVVKG, translated from the coding sequence ATGTCCAGAACATGTGAAATTTGTGGCAAAAAACCGGTAACTGGCAACAACGTCAGCCATGCACATAATAAAACCCGTAAGGTATGGTATCCCAACCTGCAAAAGGTTCGGGCTGTGAAGAATGGCAGCGTTCAGACCATGAAAGTCTGCACCCGTTGCATTCGTTCCGGGGCGGTTGTTAAAGGTTAA
- a CDS encoding bifunctional (p)ppGpp synthetase/guanosine-3',5'-bis(diphosphate) 3'-pyrophosphohydrolase translates to MKSLEEILNTVTTYLPDADLDLIQRAYPFSQQLHQGQDLPCGKPAFSHPVAVAELLLRLRMDVPTIAAGLLHDVLQKELVTSTELKERFGDQVHMLVEGLTKINTIIFKRGEERQAESFRKMLLAIARDFRIILIKLADRLQGMQNLSCLPEAQQQRIARETMEVYAPLANRMGISWMKSQLEDLSFQHLYPDEYEELNSKVMAFKTDACDQYVLRVKEELHAILAKQGIEGDVSGRSKHLYSVYRKLQRQKIDLDQMYDLIAFRIIVTSVRECYAALGIVHAEWKPVAGRFKDYIAMPKANMYQSLHTSVIGPYGKRMEVQIRTEEMHRIAEEGIAAHWMYKEGKSAGSGEEKRFSWLRQMVEWQKEMDDSLAVTADTHIDLFPEEVYVFTPQGHVRELPKGASPIDFAYAIHGDIGHRCVGAKVNNKMVSLKTELHNGDVVEVLTSPHQNPSKDWLKIVKTSKARNRIRHWVKTQEREKSIEVAHGLLDKELRKYGKSLNKTLGEPVMAEAAKDLGFKEVSELLAAVGYGKLSPGQVVGRIVPADQLRSHRSKLAGLGKVINKIRKKPSQSAIRIQGIEDVLVRFAKCCNPLPGDDIIGFITRGHGITVHAADCPHLLETDPQRRVEVEWDEGSVSSRSVRINVYCHDHKGVLAEITSCITKCEANITSARVHTSTGSKGLNEFEIDVNNVDHLKEVMAALKALKGVYRVERVRERRG, encoded by the coding sequence TTGAAGTCACTCGAAGAAATCCTCAATACCGTCACGACATACCTTCCCGATGCGGATCTTGACCTGATCCAGCGCGCCTATCCATTCAGTCAGCAACTTCATCAAGGTCAGGATCTTCCCTGCGGTAAGCCGGCGTTCAGTCACCCTGTGGCTGTGGCAGAGCTGTTGTTGCGTCTGAGAATGGATGTGCCGACCATTGCAGCAGGGTTACTGCACGATGTCTTGCAGAAGGAACTGGTGACCTCCACGGAGCTTAAAGAGCGCTTTGGTGACCAGGTTCATATGTTGGTCGAAGGTCTGACCAAAATCAATACCATCATCTTTAAACGCGGTGAAGAGCGCCAAGCGGAGAGTTTTCGCAAAATGCTGCTGGCCATTGCCCGCGATTTTCGCATTATCCTTATCAAACTGGCTGACCGGCTCCAGGGGATGCAAAACCTGAGCTGCCTGCCGGAAGCTCAACAGCAGCGCATTGCCCGTGAAACCATGGAGGTTTATGCGCCGCTGGCCAACCGTATGGGTATCAGTTGGATGAAGAGTCAGCTGGAAGATCTGTCGTTTCAGCATCTTTATCCGGATGAATATGAAGAGCTCAACAGCAAGGTGATGGCCTTCAAGACCGACGCCTGCGACCAGTATGTGTTGCGGGTCAAAGAGGAGCTGCATGCCATTCTTGCCAAGCAGGGCATTGAGGGCGATGTGTCCGGTCGCTCGAAACATCTGTATTCGGTTTATCGCAAGCTGCAGCGGCAGAAAATCGATCTGGATCAGATGTATGATCTGATCGCATTCCGTATTATCGTGACATCGGTGCGGGAATGCTACGCGGCTCTGGGGATCGTTCATGCCGAGTGGAAGCCGGTGGCGGGACGTTTCAAAGATTACATCGCCATGCCGAAAGCCAATATGTATCAATCGCTGCACACCTCGGTGATCGGTCCTTACGGTAAGCGGATGGAAGTGCAGATCCGTACCGAGGAGATGCACCGGATCGCTGAAGAGGGGATTGCTGCCCACTGGATGTACAAAGAAGGTAAATCCGCAGGGTCTGGAGAAGAAAAGCGCTTCAGCTGGTTGCGGCAAATGGTCGAATGGCAGAAAGAGATGGATGACTCTCTGGCGGTCACTGCGGATACGCACATTGATCTGTTTCCGGAAGAAGTTTATGTCTTTACTCCACAGGGCCATGTGCGTGAACTGCCCAAGGGCGCCAGTCCGATTGATTTTGCCTACGCCATTCATGGGGACATTGGCCATCGCTGTGTTGGTGCCAAGGTCAATAATAAGATGGTGTCGCTGAAGACTGAACTGCACAACGGTGATGTCGTTGAAGTTCTGACCTCGCCGCATCAGAATCCCAGTAAAGATTGGCTGAAAATTGTCAAAACCTCCAAGGCGCGTAACCGCATCCGCCATTGGGTGAAAACCCAGGAGCGTGAAAAGAGTATCGAGGTGGCCCACGGCCTGCTGGATAAGGAGTTGCGCAAATACGGCAAGAGCCTCAATAAAACTCTAGGCGAGCCGGTGATGGCCGAAGCGGCCAAAGATCTTGGTTTTAAAGAGGTGTCCGAGTTGCTGGCTGCGGTTGGTTACGGCAAGCTGTCTCCGGGGCAGGTGGTCGGGCGTATTGTGCCTGCCGATCAGTTGCGCAGCCATCGCTCCAAACTGGCGGGTCTTGGCAAGGTCATTAACAAGATCCGCAAAAAGCCCTCGCAAAGCGCGATTCGCATTCAGGGTATAGAAGATGTCCTGGTGCGTTTTGCCAAGTGCTGTAATCCGCTGCCAGGTGACGATATTATCGGTTTTATTACCAGAGGCCATGGGATTACCGTCCATGCCGCAGATTGTCCTCACCTGTTGGAAACCGATCCGCAACGACGTGTTGAAGTGGAATGGGATGAGGGCTCGGTGTCTTCCCGCAGCGTACGGATCAATGTCTATTGCCACGACCACAAGGGTGTGCTGGCAGAGATCACCAGCTGTATTACCAAATGTGAAGCCAATATCACCAGTGCCAGGGTGCATACCTCAACCGGCAGCAAAGGGCTCAACGAATTTGAAATCGATGTCAATAATGTTGATCACCTCAAGGAGGTCATGGCGGCATTAAAAGCATTGAAGGGTGTTTATCGCGTTGAACGGGTTCGTGAACGTCGCGGATAA
- the rpoZ gene encoding DNA-directed RNA polymerase subunit omega: MARVTVEDCLEQIDNRFLLAMVAAKRAKQLYRGASPMIENVSGNKKVVQALREIAAGKVEFEAPDTRTH, encoded by the coding sequence ATGGCACGTGTTACTGTCGAAGACTGTTTAGAGCAGATTGATAACCGTTTTCTGTTGGCTATGGTTGCTGCCAAGCGCGCGAAACAACTGTATCGTGGGGCATCGCCGATGATTGAAAACGTGTCCGGAAATAAAAAAGTGGTTCAGGCGTTACGCGAGATCGCTGCCGGCAAGGTTGAATTCGAGGCTCCGGATACCCGCACTCACTAA